Proteins encoded in a region of the Deefgea piscis genome:
- the fur gene encoding ferric iron uptake transcriptional regulator: MSKASELKGMGLKATGPRLKILNLFETSGARHLTAEDVYRMLLVEEIDVGLATVYRVLTQFEQAGILERHHFETGKAVFELKQEEHHDHLVCVKCGAVEEFFDPEIEARQDAIAAKHGFEIQDHEMYIYGICNPCQIKAKK; the protein is encoded by the coding sequence ATGAGTAAAGCGTCTGAATTAAAAGGCATGGGTTTGAAGGCAACAGGGCCAAGATTAAAGATCTTGAATCTGTTTGAAACCAGTGGCGCACGCCATCTGACTGCCGAAGATGTTTATCGGATGTTATTGGTTGAAGAAATTGATGTTGGCTTGGCAACGGTATATCGCGTCCTTACTCAGTTTGAGCAAGCTGGGATTTTGGAGCGTCATCATTTTGAGACTGGCAAAGCGGTTTTTGAATTAAAACAAGAAGAACATCACGATCATTTAGTTTGTGTGAAATGTGGCGCGGTTGAAGAGTTTTTTGATCCTGAAATCGAAGCGCGTCAAGACGCGATTGCGGCTAAGCATGGGTTTGAAATTCAAGATCACGAAATGTATATCTATGGGATTTGTAATCCCTGCCAAATTAAAGCCAAGAAATAG
- a CDS encoding arginyltransferase, translated as MNDTFRKHTVQLQFYATAPYPCSYLEDQAARSQVAVPSELISTGAYSQLVQQGFRRSGSFVYRPWCDHCQACVAVRLPVLDFVASRSQRRALKRNESLKVRIMKLEFREEHFLLYQRYQQSRHSGGGMDQDGHEQYRGFILKSQVASFLAEFTENGVVVMVSLIDQLDDGLSSVYTFFDPDLPARSLGVFNVLWQLGLAKQLGLQYVYLGYWIKDCRKMEYKTQYRPIEGLLNGKWQLLKGI; from the coding sequence ATGAACGATACATTTCGTAAGCATACAGTTCAATTGCAGTTTTATGCCACCGCTCCCTATCCTTGTAGTTACCTAGAAGATCAGGCTGCCCGTTCACAAGTTGCGGTGCCTTCTGAATTGATCTCCACTGGGGCTTATAGCCAATTAGTTCAGCAAGGCTTTCGCCGTAGTGGTTCGTTTGTGTATCGGCCCTGGTGTGATCATTGTCAGGCCTGTGTGGCAGTGCGTTTGCCGGTGCTGGATTTTGTCGCCAGCCGTAGTCAGCGCCGTGCATTAAAGCGTAATGAATCGCTCAAGGTGCGGATTATGAAGCTTGAGTTTCGTGAAGAGCATTTCTTGTTATATCAACGCTATCAGCAATCGCGGCATAGCGGCGGTGGTATGGATCAAGACGGGCATGAGCAATACCGGGGGTTTATTTTAAAAAGCCAGGTCGCCAGTTTTTTGGCTGAATTTACCGAAAATGGCGTGGTCGTGATGGTCAGTTTGATTGATCAACTCGATGATGGGCTTTCGTCGGTGTATACCTTTTTTGATCCCGATTTACCTGCGCGTAGTTTGGGGGTTTTTAATGTGTTATGGCAGCTTGGTTTGGCCAAGCAGCTGGGTTTGCAATACGTGTATTTGGGGTATTGGATTAAAGATTGCCGCAAAATGGAATACAAAACTCAGTATCGACCGATTGAAGGCTTGCTCAATGGTAAATGGCAACTGCTAAAGGGTATTTAG
- a CDS encoding outer membrane protein assembly factor BamE — translation MKARLLTALVTGSLLLSGCSVVNFITPYKLDIPQGNEITAKQVALLRVGMTRSQVRFALGTPLLTDPFHKDRWDYIYRDTRGGKVKEAKNFVVFFNENSLVRWDGDYLPDPTATPAEKTRPLPPANDNLLMAVDPSNPDSKIIEVKPLLNEGF, via the coding sequence ATGAAGGCCAGACTATTAACCGCATTAGTGACCGGCAGCTTATTATTAAGTGGCTGCAGCGTGGTCAATTTTATCACTCCATATAAATTAGATATTCCGCAGGGCAATGAAATCACTGCCAAGCAAGTTGCGTTGCTGCGCGTGGGAATGACCCGTTCGCAAGTTCGTTTTGCTCTTGGCACCCCCTTGCTGACCGATCCATTCCATAAAGATCGCTGGGATTATATTTATCGGGATACCCGCGGCGGAAAGGTTAAAGAAGCCAAAAACTTTGTGGTTTTCTTTAATGAAAACAGCTTAGTACGCTGGGATGGCGATTATTTACCGGATCCAACAGCAACACCAGCAGAGAAGACTCGGCCATTACCACCTGCCAACGATAATTTATTAATGGCAGTCGACCCGAGCAATCCTGACTCAAAAATCATCGAAGTGAAACCGCTATTGAATGAAGGGTTTTAA
- a CDS encoding D-amino acid aminotransferase, giving the protein MQIPHKIAFLNGQFAPLAELKISVMDRGFLFGDGVYEMIPVYQRVAFRLDEHLVRLANNLAQVRIENPYSISAWREHIQALIHAQTFVDQSIYLQVSRGSAYPRQHAFPLEAMPTVLMFADELEPPPALAVECGVSAITCNDVRWQRCNIKAISLLANVLAKQEAVDAGVAEAILLRDGDLTEGAASNIFIVKDGVIYTPAPSNLMLTGITYDVILELAQQHDLPVTLAPVTEQMLRDADELWLTSSSKEVLAIVNLDGQAVGNGQVGPIYKIMYGLYQNFKMTVMHRGQE; this is encoded by the coding sequence ATGCAAATACCTCATAAAATTGCGTTTTTAAATGGTCAGTTTGCGCCGTTAGCTGAATTAAAAATCTCGGTGATGGATCGTGGTTTTTTGTTTGGTGATGGCGTTTATGAAATGATTCCGGTTTATCAGCGAGTTGCTTTTCGCTTAGATGAGCATTTGGTGCGGCTGGCTAATAATTTAGCTCAAGTTCGAATTGAAAATCCGTATTCGATATCAGCGTGGCGCGAGCATATTCAAGCCCTGATCCACGCGCAAACGTTTGTCGATCAATCCATTTATTTGCAAGTCTCGCGTGGGTCCGCTTATCCGCGCCAGCATGCTTTTCCTTTAGAAGCGATGCCTACAGTATTGATGTTTGCTGATGAGCTTGAGCCGCCACCAGCGCTGGCCGTTGAGTGTGGCGTGAGTGCCATCACTTGCAATGATGTTCGCTGGCAGCGTTGTAATATCAAGGCCATTTCTTTATTGGCCAATGTGCTTGCTAAGCAAGAAGCGGTGGATGCGGGGGTTGCCGAGGCAATTTTATTGCGCGATGGCGATTTAACTGAAGGGGCCGCGAGCAATATTTTTATCGTCAAAGACGGCGTAATTTATACGCCAGCGCCGTCAAATTTGATGCTCACAGGCATAACCTATGACGTGATTTTAGAGCTGGCTCAGCAGCATGATTTACCAGTTACACTTGCGCCAGTAACGGAGCAGATGCTGCGCGATGCCGATGAGCTTTGGTTGACGTCTTCATCGAAAGAAGTCCTCGCGATTGTGAACTTAGATGGACAAGCAGTAGGAAATGGCCAAGTTGGCCCCATATATAAAATTATGTATGGTTTGTATCAAAATTTTAAAATGACGGTGATGCACCGTGGACAGGAGTAA
- a CDS encoding nucleoid-associated protein, with protein MSTSPNTIQHLIIHQLHKEPNGPARVALSSTEMPINSAAQRLVDHLCQLYGSRNGKGFGKFEEDEHEYPMPALVRRYVDSSDFLGFSQQAIAQLQVRAEQEPEASGAYVLMAHVSNSAMDFLFFALVGEVIGTAVNADMHLEDSIHLDMDHLRVAGRIDLGVWQAGGERYVSFLRGRGDVAAYFKLFLGCNDMVTPLKETQKLVKGLEQFVEQQALSAQDRDEVFQRAHNLLDEMGNEQGEVNLAEVASQIYPDAPQALQDALQHDDLGLVDGFVPDRRAIKPLMRFKAAAPEWKLEFDRASLRSGAVIYDKHSDTLVLSNIPDKLKKALLEQ; from the coding sequence ATGTCGACCTCACCCAATACCATCCAGCATTTAATCATTCATCAATTACATAAAGAGCCCAATGGCCCGGCGCGAGTGGCATTGAGCTCGACTGAAATGCCGATCAATAGTGCGGCGCAGCGTTTGGTCGACCATCTATGCCAACTTTACGGCAGTCGCAATGGCAAAGGCTTTGGCAAGTTTGAAGAGGACGAGCACGAATATCCAATGCCGGCCTTGGTACGGCGCTACGTGGATAGCTCGGATTTTCTTGGGTTTTCTCAGCAGGCGATCGCGCAGTTGCAAGTGCGTGCCGAGCAAGAACCAGAGGCCAGCGGCGCTTATGTATTGATGGCCCACGTGAGCAATAGCGCGATGGACTTTCTCTTTTTCGCCTTGGTCGGCGAAGTGATTGGCACCGCCGTCAATGCTGATATGCACCTTGAAGACAGCATTCACTTGGATATGGATCATTTGCGCGTTGCAGGGCGAATTGATTTGGGCGTATGGCAAGCCGGTGGCGAGCGTTATGTGAGCTTTTTGCGCGGGCGCGGTGATGTGGCAGCGTATTTCAAATTGTTCTTAGGCTGTAACGATATGGTGACGCCGCTTAAAGAAACCCAAAAACTAGTTAAAGGGCTGGAACAATTTGTCGAGCAGCAGGCCCTCAGCGCACAAGATCGTGACGAAGTGTTTCAGCGGGCGCACAATTTACTCGATGAAATGGGCAATGAGCAGGGCGAAGTGAATTTAGCCGAGGTCGCCAGTCAAATTTACCCGGATGCGCCACAGGCATTACAGGATGCACTACAGCATGACGACCTTGGGCTCGTTGATGGTTTTGTTCCGGATCGCCGAGCGATTAAACCACTGATGCGCTTTAAAGCCGCAGCGCCAGAATGGAAGCTGGAGTTTGATCGTGCCAGCTTACGCTCGGGCGCAGTCATTTACGACAAACACAGTGATACGCTGGTGCTGTCAAATATCCCAGACAAACTCAAAAAAGCCTTATTAGAGCAATAA
- a CDS encoding bifunctional diguanylate cyclase/phosphodiesterase: MANTLSNPEQEESRDSLGRIRHVLVAVFVCVFVATLAIQGISIWRSYQAALAKAEQEMLLLTRAFEEHVGRTMESTMFALSTIEQDEVFQSCVAAKDTACLHAYLQRAVIRYPQLSSMAFALDSGEVAASNAKYPIANVNVFNAQFFRVARSHPATQYYIAEQQRDPITQQNIIPFVTAVVDKKASFSGVIIAGLNPDYFQKFYNSMANSKNIVIRLFRDDGISLARYPYLASEVGRDISHQDFFERISSGTENGIFYEPAALDQAARIYGWHRVVGWPMGVSIGIDRDAVLATWWRETYITLGIALTLLLAGSALLIYVLRQLTRLERTEADLYLTKVAIENGADMAIWLDPAGHIRYVNATTCHRFGYSEQDLLAMRFRDINPNFKPDSWPKFWNLLRQDRHLFDEICLKTRTGETFPCEVHSSYILFKGQEYNCAVVRDISERRMQEEVIVKSEQQLRLALEASSTGLFDMPLDGRRTAITSPEYDRLLGYEPGELVETFDKWKEQLHPIDKEQAVAAYRDYYAGHSAQFAVDFRRKIKRGEFRWFQTRGKFVDFDARGKPSRLIGTMTDITERKEAQNRITELANFDSVTGLANRNLLRDELRLALASAEKYNRKLAVLFLDLDRFKTINDSLGHSAGDMVLSQLATRLRQIVGKQDILSRLGGDEFVLVLADLPNPLIAGDVADRILSSFQQSFTLDAGNFATSTSIGISVFPDDGHDPDVLIKNADVAMYQAKANGRNNYQYFTADMNARASERLILETSMRHALENNEFELFFQPQVSLETGMVIGAEALIRWHHPEKGLVSPVKFIPIAEESRMILPIGNWVMLEACRRAAEWQRAGLPPITIAINMSPMQLHQANLLQLIQSALDQSGLEARYLEIEVTESVMMQEVEQVMLTLQGIKRLGVKLSLDDFGTGYSSLAYLKRFAFDKLKVDQSFVSDIGTDPNDAAIVMAIIGLGKTLGMSVLAEGVETEAQLAFLRSAGTDSIQGYLFSQPITAAQFELMQIQKKGLTL; the protein is encoded by the coding sequence GTGGCCAATACCCTTTCTAATCCGGAGCAAGAAGAATCAAGAGATTCTTTAGGGCGAATTCGTCATGTTCTAGTTGCTGTGTTTGTCTGTGTTTTTGTTGCCACCTTGGCGATACAGGGCATTTCAATCTGGCGTAGCTATCAGGCAGCACTGGCCAAGGCTGAGCAAGAAATGTTGCTGCTAACGCGTGCGTTTGAAGAGCATGTCGGCCGCACGATGGAGTCGACGATGTTTGCCTTGTCGACGATTGAACAAGATGAAGTATTTCAATCCTGTGTCGCCGCCAAAGATACAGCGTGTTTACATGCCTATTTACAACGCGCTGTCATTCGTTATCCTCAGCTCAGCAGCATGGCTTTTGCTTTAGATTCTGGCGAAGTCGCTGCCTCAAATGCCAAGTACCCGATTGCAAACGTCAATGTATTCAATGCGCAGTTTTTTCGAGTGGCTCGCTCGCATCCCGCTACGCAATACTATATTGCCGAGCAACAGCGCGACCCGATTACGCAACAAAATATTATTCCATTTGTTACCGCCGTCGTGGATAAAAAGGCGAGTTTTTCTGGGGTGATCATTGCGGGTTTAAATCCGGATTATTTTCAAAAATTTTATAATTCGATGGCCAATAGTAAAAATATCGTAATTCGCTTATTTCGTGATGACGGTATTTCATTGGCGCGTTATCCCTATTTAGCTAGCGAAGTTGGTCGAGATATTTCGCATCAAGATTTCTTTGAGCGTATTTCTAGCGGTACCGAAAATGGTATTTTTTATGAGCCTGCTGCTTTGGATCAAGCGGCCAGAATTTATGGCTGGCATCGGGTTGTTGGCTGGCCAATGGGGGTTTCAATTGGTATCGATCGAGATGCTGTGCTGGCGACTTGGTGGCGCGAAACGTATATCACACTGGGTATTGCATTAACGTTACTGCTTGCCGGATCGGCTTTATTAATTTATGTGTTGCGGCAATTAACCCGATTAGAAAGAACTGAAGCCGATTTATATTTAACCAAAGTGGCAATTGAAAATGGCGCAGACATGGCCATTTGGCTTGATCCTGCGGGGCATATTCGTTATGTGAATGCCACAACATGTCATCGTTTTGGCTATTCCGAACAAGATTTATTGGCGATGCGTTTTCGCGATATTAATCCAAATTTTAAACCCGATAGCTGGCCTAAATTTTGGAATTTATTGCGGCAAGATCGACATCTATTTGATGAAATTTGCTTGAAAACCCGTACTGGAGAAACATTTCCGTGTGAAGTGCATTCCAGTTATATTTTATTTAAAGGCCAAGAATATAATTGCGCCGTTGTGCGAGATATTTCGGAACGGCGAATGCAAGAAGAGGTCATTGTGAAGTCCGAACAGCAATTGCGTTTGGCTTTAGAGGCTTCGAGTACGGGTTTGTTTGATATGCCATTAGACGGCCGCCGAACGGCGATTACCAGTCCGGAATATGATCGTTTATTGGGCTATGAACCGGGAGAGTTAGTCGAGACTTTTGATAAATGGAAAGAGCAGTTGCATCCCATTGATAAAGAGCAGGCCGTTGCCGCTTATCGAGATTACTATGCTGGGCATTCGGCGCAATTTGCGGTCGACTTTCGTCGTAAAATTAAGCGTGGTGAGTTTCGTTGGTTTCAAACTCGAGGCAAATTTGTTGATTTTGATGCAAGAGGTAAGCCCAGTCGTTTAATTGGCACCATGACCGATATTACTGAGCGTAAAGAAGCGCAAAATCGAATTACTGAATTGGCCAATTTTGATAGCGTTACCGGTTTGGCAAATCGTAATTTATTACGCGATGAGTTGCGTTTGGCCCTAGCCAGTGCGGAAAAATACAATCGAAAACTCGCGGTGTTATTTTTAGATTTGGATCGCTTTAAAACCATTAATGATTCTTTGGGTCATTCTGCTGGTGATATGGTTTTATCACAGCTAGCAACGCGTTTACGGCAGATTGTCGGTAAGCAAGATATCTTATCTCGCCTAGGTGGCGATGAATTTGTTTTGGTCTTGGCCGACCTGCCCAACCCCTTGATTGCCGGCGATGTAGCAGACCGGATTTTGTCATCGTTTCAGCAATCATTTACTTTAGACGCGGGTAATTTTGCAACGTCGACGTCGATTGGCATTAGCGTTTTTCCCGATGATGGGCATGATCCAGATGTCTTGATCAAAAATGCCGATGTGGCGATGTATCAAGCTAAAGCCAATGGCCGTAATAATTATCAATATTTTACTGCCGATATGAATGCGCGGGCTTCGGAGCGTTTGATTTTAGAAACCAGCATGCGCCATGCCTTAGAAAATAATGAATTTGAGTTGTTTTTTCAGCCGCAGGTGAGTCTTGAAACCGGTATGGTGATTGGTGCTGAGGCGTTAATTCGTTGGCATCATCCAGAAAAAGGCCTGGTTTCTCCAGTGAAATTCATCCCCATTGCTGAAGAGTCGCGAATGATTCTGCCCATCGGTAATTGGGTGATGCTCGAGGCCTGTCGCCGTGCGGCAGAATGGCAACGTGCCGGACTACCGCCGATTACCATCGCCATCAATATGTCGCCGATGCAGTTGCATCAGGCTAATTTATTGCAACTGATTCAATCGGCGCTAGATCAATCGGGTCTTGAAGCGAGATACCTCGAAATTGAAGTGACTGAATCGGTCATGATGCAAGAGGTGGAGCAGGTGATGCTCACGTTGCAGGGGATTAAACGGCTTGGTGTTAAGCTTTCATTGGATGATTTTGGTACCGGCTATTCCAGCTTGGCGTATTTAAAGCGCTTTGCATTTGATAAGTTAAAAGTCGATCAAAGCTTTGTCAGTGATATTGGCACAGATCCCAATGATGCGGCGATTGTTATGGCCATTATTGGCTTGGGCAAGACGCTGGGCATGTCGGTTTTGGCAGAAGGGGTAGAAACTGAGGCGCAATTGGCATTTTTGCGCTCGGCAGGAACGGATTCAATACAAGGCTATTTATTTAGCCAACCCATCACTGCCGCGCAATTTGAATTAATGCAAATACAAAAAAAGGGCTTAACCCTCTAG
- the ettA gene encoding energy-dependent translational throttle protein EttA yields MAQYVMSMLRVSKIVPPKRQIIKDISLSFFPGAKIGLLGLNGSGKSTVLKIMAGVEKEFEGEVQHLPNIKIGYLAQEPELNAENTVRQEVESGLGEVFEAQAKLEAVYVAYAEEGADFDALAEEQGRLEAIISAGAGDNLELQLEIAADALRLPEWDAIVGQLSGGEKRRVALCKLLLSKPDMLLLDEPTNHLDAESVEWLEQFLVRFPGTVVAVTHDRYFLDNAAEWILELDRGHGIPWEGNYSTWLQKKEERLKLEESQESARQKALNKELEWVRQNPKGRQAKSKARIARFEELSSFEHQKRNETQEIFIPVAERLGDKVIEFKGVSKAFGERLLIDDLSFNVPAGAIVGIIGPNGAGKSTLFKMIAGKEAPDSGEVEIGQTVQMAFVEQSREGLENDKTVFQDVANGNDVISVGKFEMSSRAYLGRFNFKGGDQAKLVGNLSGGERGRLHLAKTLLKGGNVLLLDEPSNDLDVETLRALEDALLEFAGTVFVISHDRWFLDRIATHILAAEGNSQWNFFDGNYQEYEADKKKRLGEEGAKPKRIRYKPITR; encoded by the coding sequence ATGGCTCAATATGTGATGTCTATGCTCCGAGTGAGCAAGATTGTTCCGCCAAAACGTCAAATTATTAAAGATATTTCATTGTCTTTTTTTCCCGGCGCAAAAATTGGTTTGCTGGGTCTGAATGGTTCGGGTAAATCGACTGTTCTAAAGATTATGGCTGGGGTTGAAAAAGAATTTGAAGGTGAAGTTCAGCATTTACCAAACATCAAAATTGGCTACTTAGCACAAGAACCTGAATTGAATGCTGAAAATACCGTGCGCCAAGAAGTTGAAAGTGGTCTCGGTGAAGTCTTTGAAGCGCAAGCCAAATTGGAAGCGGTCTACGTTGCTTACGCTGAAGAAGGCGCTGATTTTGATGCCTTAGCCGAAGAACAAGGTCGTTTAGAAGCAATTATTTCGGCTGGTGCCGGCGATAATTTAGAGTTGCAACTTGAAATCGCTGCCGATGCGCTGCGCTTGCCAGAATGGGATGCAATCGTTGGCCAGTTGTCTGGTGGTGAAAAGCGCCGCGTTGCTTTGTGTAAATTGCTGCTGTCTAAGCCAGATATGTTGCTGCTCGATGAGCCAACCAATCACTTGGATGCTGAATCGGTTGAATGGCTCGAGCAATTTTTGGTGCGCTTCCCAGGTACCGTCGTTGCCGTAACGCATGATCGTTATTTCTTGGATAACGCCGCTGAGTGGATTTTGGAGCTAGACCGTGGGCATGGTATTCCTTGGGAAGGCAATTATTCGACTTGGTTGCAAAAGAAAGAAGAGCGCCTCAAGTTAGAAGAATCACAAGAGTCGGCACGTCAAAAAGCCTTAAACAAAGAATTGGAATGGGTGCGTCAAAATCCAAAAGGGCGTCAAGCGAAATCAAAAGCACGTATTGCGCGCTTTGAAGAGCTCTCTAGCTTTGAGCATCAAAAGCGCAATGAAACGCAAGAAATCTTTATCCCAGTTGCTGAGCGTTTGGGCGATAAAGTCATCGAATTTAAAGGCGTCAGCAAAGCCTTTGGTGAGCGTTTATTGATTGATGATTTAAGCTTTAACGTACCCGCTGGCGCGATTGTCGGCATTATCGGGCCTAACGGTGCCGGTAAGTCCACCTTATTTAAGATGATTGCTGGCAAGGAAGCGCCCGATAGCGGTGAAGTTGAAATCGGTCAAACCGTGCAAATGGCGTTTGTTGAACAAAGTCGTGAAGGCTTAGAAAACGATAAAACGGTTTTCCAAGACGTTGCCAATGGCAATGATGTGATCAGCGTCGGCAAATTTGAAATGAGTAGCCGCGCTTACTTAGGTCGCTTTAACTTTAAAGGCGGCGATCAAGCTAAATTAGTTGGCAATCTATCAGGTGGTGAGCGCGGTCGTTTGCATTTGGCCAAAACGCTACTCAAAGGCGGCAATGTATTGCTGCTCGATGAGCCATCGAATGACTTGGACGTCGAAACACTACGTGCCTTAGAAGATGCCTTGCTGGAGTTTGCCGGTACTGTGTTTGTTATTTCGCATGATCGTTGGTTCCTTGATCGGATTGCAACGCATATCTTGGCTGCGGAAGGCAATTCACAATGGAATTTCTTTGACGGCAACTATCAAGAATATGAAGCGGATAAGAAAAAACGTTTAGGTGAAGAGGGTGCAAAACCAAAACGCATTCGCTATAAGCCAATTACACGTTAA
- the aat gene encoding leucyl/phenylalanyl-tRNA--protein transferase has translation MALKEPSGLLAAGGDLSSERILMAYRQGIFPWFMPNEPILWWSPDPRMVLFSAELIIPKSLRKVLRHRPYRVTFDTAFTAVMQGCAAPRAGVAATWISDEMLAAYHALHQQGIAHSFECWMDDELVGGLYGVAIGKMFYGESMFARRSDASKIAFVHAVQWLAAAGFVMIDCQMHTEHLARFGAREIARDEFIAKLEVQLVQPDLLGPWSYSHTN, from the coding sequence ATGGCGCTCAAAGAACCCAGTGGTTTATTGGCGGCGGGGGGCGACTTGTCGTCAGAGCGCATTTTAATGGCGTATCGGCAGGGTATATTTCCGTGGTTTATGCCCAATGAGCCGATTTTGTGGTGGAGCCCAGATCCACGCATGGTCTTGTTTAGCGCTGAGCTGATTATTCCGAAATCGTTACGCAAAGTATTGCGTCATCGTCCGTATCGTGTGACTTTTGATACCGCGTTTACTGCGGTAATGCAAGGTTGTGCAGCGCCGCGAGCTGGCGTTGCTGCAACGTGGATTAGTGACGAGATGTTGGCGGCCTATCACGCATTGCATCAACAAGGGATTGCACATAGCTTTGAATGCTGGATGGATGACGAGCTAGTGGGCGGTTTATATGGTGTGGCCATTGGCAAAATGTTCTATGGCGAATCGATGTTTGCGCGTCGTTCTGATGCATCAAAAATCGCCTTTGTGCATGCGGTGCAATGGCTCGCTGCTGCGGGTTTTGTCATGATTGATTGTCAAATGCATACTGAACATTTGGCGCGATTTGGGGCGAGAGAGATTGCTCGTGATGAATTTATTGCTAAGCTAGAAGTTCAGCTTGTCCAGCCTGATCTCCTTGGGCCGTGGTCATATTCCCATACCAATTAG
- a CDS encoding DUF697 domain-containing protein, with the protein MQTMTLSEIEQLRVECRNMVAKQSMVSGAIAIVPIPGLDVGADVAIMSRMIDQINQKFGLTPAQIEQLNPLMKQRVFVIVSSLSSSLIGKYLSKELLLLALKRVGVRLVSKQAAKFVPFLGSAIAAGISYGAMRMLGNAHIDDCCQVLIQLQSSTTFEHETTARDI; encoded by the coding sequence ATGCAAACGATGACTTTGTCTGAAATCGAACAGCTTCGCGTTGAATGCCGCAACATGGTGGCCAAGCAATCGATGGTATCGGGCGCGATTGCCATTGTGCCGATCCCTGGACTGGATGTCGGTGCCGACGTTGCCATTATGTCGCGGATGATCGATCAGATTAATCAAAAGTTTGGTTTAACCCCCGCGCAAATTGAGCAACTCAATCCATTAATGAAACAGCGTGTTTTCGTTATTGTCAGCTCGTTAAGCTCGAGTTTAATTGGTAAATATCTCTCTAAAGAACTGTTGCTGTTGGCGCTCAAGCGTGTTGGGGTGCGATTGGTTAGTAAACAAGCCGCCAAATTTGTGCCGTTTTTAGGCTCAGCCATTGCGGCTGGAATTAGCTATGGTGCGATGCGTATGCTGGGTAATGCCCATATTGATGATTGCTGCCAAGTGCTGATTCAGTTGCAAAGCAGTACGACCTTTGAGCATGAAACGACAGCTCGCGATATCTAG
- the dapB gene encoding 4-hydroxy-tetrahydrodipicolinate reductase, producing the protein MTIKIAIAGSSGRMGRMLIEAVQAADDVELSVALDRLGSDAIGQDACAHTGKNCGVLITDQLSALQNADILIDFTRPEGTLEHLIVCQQYGVKMIIGTTGFDEAGRAMLEAASQKIAIVSAYNMSIGVNLVFKLLEIAAGALSHGYDAEIVEMHHKHKVDAPSGTAIAMGQAIAKAWDQTLSEIAVWSREGITGPREDGKIGFATLRGGDVIGDHTVVFAGEGERIEITHKASNRTIYAQGSLRAARFLQHKETGHYDMQEVLGLK; encoded by the coding sequence ATGACGATTAAAATCGCCATTGCTGGTAGTAGCGGCCGTATGGGCCGCATGCTTATTGAAGCAGTACAAGCTGCAGATGACGTCGAACTGAGCGTCGCCCTTGATCGCCTCGGTAGCGATGCAATTGGTCAAGATGCTTGTGCCCACACAGGAAAAAATTGCGGTGTTTTGATTACCGATCAATTATCGGCATTGCAAAACGCGGATATTTTGATTGATTTTACCCGACCAGAAGGCACACTTGAGCACCTGATTGTTTGCCAACAATACGGCGTAAAAATGATTATTGGCACCACCGGTTTCGATGAAGCTGGTCGCGCCATGCTCGAAGCAGCCAGCCAAAAAATCGCCATCGTCTCTGCTTACAATATGAGCATTGGCGTCAATCTAGTGTTTAAATTACTTGAGATTGCTGCTGGTGCACTTAGCCATGGTTATGATGCAGAAATTGTCGAAATGCATCACAAACATAAAGTTGACGCGCCTTCAGGCACTGCTATTGCCATGGGACAAGCGATTGCCAAAGCATGGGATCAGACATTAAGCGAGATTGCGGTGTGGTCTAGAGAAGGCATTACTGGTCCTCGCGAAGATGGCAAAATTGGCTTTGCAACGTTACGTGGTGGCGATGTGATTGGTGATCATACGGTGGTCTTTGCAGGAGAAGGTGAGCGGATTGAGATCACTCACAAAGCCAGCAATCGCACGATTTATGCCCAAGGCAGCCTACGCGCTGCTCGATTTTTACAGCATAAAGAAACGGGTCATTACGATATGCAAGAAGTATTAGGCTTAAAATAA
- a CDS encoding acyl-CoA-binding protein yields MSDLAARFKTAQDEVVNLNDAPDVQTKLRLYALYKQGSEGDVSGDRPSAIQFVAQAKYDAWAKLIGTSTDSAMETYIALVEDLKAKDE; encoded by the coding sequence ATGAGCGACTTAGCTGCCCGTTTCAAAACCGCACAAGATGAAGTAGTAAATCTCAATGATGCACCCGACGTTCAAACCAAGCTACGCCTGTACGCGCTGTATAAACAAGGTAGCGAAGGCGATGTGAGCGGCGATCGTCCATCTGCGATTCAATTTGTTGCGCAAGCCAAATATGATGCATGGGCCAAATTAATTGGCACCAGCACTGACAGCGCAATGGAGACGTATATTGCGCTCGTTGAAGATTTAAAAGCCAAAGACGAATAA